CATGACCGGCTTCGAGGTCCGGACGGTCGGGGACATGAAGGCCGCCCTCCAGCAGCATGTGAAGCCGCTCCTCACCGATGCCCCGGAGGACAAGCTGTATAAGCCTTATCTGGGAGAAGCGCTCGACGCCGGCATGGCGGCGCTCTTCGCCCAGGAGATGATCATGGCCATCCGCTACCTGTACGGCCAGGAGCCGGTGAAGGACGACTCCATCGGCCTCACCTACAACGGGTTCATCTCCGACACGATTCTCCGGAACCTCGGCGTTCAGCTGGTGGACGGATCCATGCCGGGATACGTCTGCATCATCGGCGCGGCCGACAGCGACGACCAGGCCTTCGACATTGCCCGGGACCTCCAGCAGAAGAACATCCTCACCCTGATGTGCGGCAACGTGAACGGCGACAGCATGACCAAGCAGCTGCTCCGCAAGGGCGTGCAGCTCGGCTGGGACACCCGTCTGGTCCCGCTGGGACCCGAGGTGGAGCACGCGATCTATGCTCTGAACTGGGCGGCGCGCGCGGGCATCACGTTCGGCGGCATGAAGGGCGGCGATTTCCAGAAGATCCTCAAGTACTCCAAGGACAAGGTCTTCGCGTTCGCCATGGTGCTGGGGCCGTTGAACGACCGGATCTGGACCACGGGCGCGGGCGCCATCAACATGGGATTCCCCGCGATCGCGAACACGGACATCCCGGTCGTGCATCCGACCGGCGTCACGATCTACGAGGAGGTCGAGAAGGAGCTCGATCCCAAGAAGCTCGTGGAGCGGTGCTTCGAAGTGCGCGGCCTCAAGATCACGGTTTCGAAGCCGCCGATCCCGGTCGCCTACGGCCCCGCGTTCGAGGGCGAGCGCATCCGCAAGGAGGATATGCACATCGAGATGGGCGGGCAGCGCACGCCGGCCTTCGAGTGGCTCCGCACGGTGGATATGAGCGCCGTTGAGGACGGCAAGGTCACCATCGTCGGCACAGACGCGGAGGCCCGGTATGCGAAGGGCGGGCAGATGCCGCTCGGCGTGGTGATCGACGTGGCCGGCCGCAAGATGCAGAAGGACTTCGAGCCGGTGCTCGAGCGGAAGATCCATCACTTCGTCAACGAAGCCCAGGGCATCTGGCACATGGGCCAGCGGGACCAGAACTGGTTCCGGGTCAGCATCAACGCTCTCAAGGAAGGGTTCGTGCTGAAGCACTTCGGGGACATCCTCGCGACCCAGCTCAAGCACAAGTTCAACAACATCGTGGACAAGGTCCAGGTGACCTTGTACGTGGACGAAGCCGATGTCAAGAAGATGCATGCCGAAGCGCTGAAGGCGTATCATGAGCGCGACGTCCGGCTTGCATCCATGACCGACGAGTCCGTTGACCTCTTCTATTCCTGCATCCTCTGCCAGAGCTTCGCACCGAACCACGTGTGCGTGGTGTCGCCGGAGCGTCTCGGCCTCTGCGGCGCCTATAACTGGCTCGATGCCAAGGCTGCCTACGAGATCGACCCGAACGGCGCGAACCAGCCCGTCCTGAAGGGCGAGGTCCTCGACCCGGTCAAGGGCCGCTGGAAAGGCGTGGACGAATATGTGTACACCAACTCGCATCAGTCGCTGGAGTATTTCAACGCGTACAGCATCATGGACGCGCCCATGACCTCCTGCGGCTGCTTCGAGTGCATTATGGCCATCGTGCCCGAAGCGAACGGCGTGATGATCGTAAACCGCGGCTTCACCGGCATGACCCCCATCGGCATGAAGTTCTCGACACTTGCCGGCACCGTGGGCGGCGGAGCGCAGACCCCGGGCTTCATGGGCATCGGGCGGTTCTTCCTCACCAGCAAAAAGTTCCTCTTCGCCGAAGGCGGTTTCAAGCGCGTGGTCTGGATGACCAAGAACCTGAAGGAGTCCTTTGCCGAGGAGTTCAAGAAGCGTGCCGAGGAGGAGGGCATTCCCGACCTGATCGACCGGATCGCGGACGAGACGGTGGCCGAGGATTCGGAGAAACTGGTGGCCTACCTTACGGAAAAGGGCCATCCTGCGCTGACGATGGATCCGATGTTCTAACATTCTGAAAGCTGGTAGCGTATCAAGCGCCCCTTCGGGGGCGCTCACTTCTCGAAGGCCGGATGTGCTGGTTGTCGCTTGCACCACGACCACGATGTGGAGAGGCTCAGACTTGGCTGCCGGAAAAATTGAAGGCGGCTATTTTTGTCTCAAGAGGGTTTACAAAATGGAAGAAAAGCTCGAAGGTATATATGCCCGATACCGGGAAAATGAAGGGAACCTGATCTCAATCCTGCAGGACATCGAGAGCGAGTTCGGATACCTCCGTGAGGATGCGATCTCCTGGTTCTCAGAGCGACTCGATGTCCCGCCGGCAAGGTTCTATGGCGTTGCCACATTCTACGCTCAGTTCCATCTCAAGCCCCGGGGGAAAAATATCATCACCGCATGCTGCGGGACGGCGTGCCATGTGAAGGGCTCCGAAAGGCTCATCAACAGCCTTACGAAGGAACTGGGCATCCCTTCGGGCGAGGACACGTCCGAAGACCTCAAATTCACCGTCGAAAAAGTGAACTGCGTCGGCGCCTGCAGCATCGCGCCGGTCATCATCTTCAATAAGGCGGTGCATGGCAAGATGTCGCCGGACAAGCTCATGAAAGAAATCAAGGGACTTAAGGCGGTCGAGACGGGGAACGCACAGAGTCAGTAGCGAATCTCAATAAACAAACAATGACCAGCAGGCAACGAGGACATTCAAACAGCTTGGTCATCGGCTCGTGGAGTTTATTTGTATATCGGGAGTTCATCATCGGTTGTTCGATGAATCTGGAGCATTCATGCATAAGGATATCTCGGTAAAGGTTTGTATGGGCACGGGCGGGATGGCCGCCGGCGGCGAGCAGGTGATGTCTTCATTCGAGAAGGCATTTGCGGCTGCGGGCATCAAAGGAAGCGTGGAGAAGCACTGCTCGGTGCACAAGGTGGGCTGCAGGGGGTTCTGCGCCCGTGATGTGCTCGTGGACGTAATCGTGGACGGGAACAAGTTCACCTACGAGTACATCAAGACCGATATGGTTGACCGGCTCGTGAACGAGCATATCATCGGCGGCACTCCTGTCGACGAATGGCTTGTGAAGGCCGACTATCACACGTTTCACGACAAGCAGGTCAAGGTGGTCCTTTCCGACTGCGGCGAGGTAGATCCCGAAGATATCGACTCGTACATCAGCCGCGGCGGCTACGAGGCGATGAAAAAAGTCATTGCCACCATGACTCCCCAGGAAATCATCGAGGTGATCAAGGCCTCGGGTCTGCGCGGCCGGGGCGGCGCAGGATTTCCCACGGGCCAGAAGTGGGACATGGCGATCAAAGCCCCCGGACCCGTCAAGTACCTTATCTGCAACGCCGACGAGGGGGACCCCGGTGCGTTCATGGACCGTTCGGTGGTCGAGGGAAACCCGCACGCGGTGATCGAAGGCATGGTCATCGGCGCCTATGCCATCGGCGCTCCCTATGGATACGTGTACATCCGGGCCGAGTACCCTCTTGCCGTTGAACGCCTCCATCTGGCGATCAAGCAGGCACAGGAGCGCGGTTTCCTCGGAAAGAACATCCTCGGGAAAGGCTTTGATTTCAAGATCAAGGTAAAGCTCGGCGCCGGCGCCTTTGTGTGCGGCGAAGAGACTGCGCTCATCGCTTCAATCGAGGGCAGGCGCGGCCAACCACGTGCCAAGCCGCCCTTCCCCGTCCAGAAAGGTCTCTGGGGCTACCCCACGATCATCAATAATGTGGAGACGCTCGCGAATGTGCCGTACATCATGAGGAAGGGCGCCGCATGGTATGCGGGCATGGGTACGGAGAAGAGCAAGGGGACAAAAGTATTTGCGCTCACCGGCAAGATCCAGAACTCGGGCCTCATCGAGGTACCGATGGGCATCCCGCTCAAAGAGGTCATCTACGATATCGGCGGAGGCATTGAAGGCGGCAGGAAGCTCAAGGCCGTCCAGACGGGCGGGCCGTCCGGCGGGTGCATTCCGTCGAGCATTGTCGATACTACGCTGGACTATGAATCGCTCGGCAAAGTCGGTTCGATCATGGGGTCGGGCGGCATGGTGGTTTTGGACGAGACCGACTGCATGGTGAACGTGGCCAAGTACTTCCTGCAATTCACCCAGTCGGAATCCTGCGGCAAATGCGTACCGTGCAGGATCGGCACCAAGCGTCTCCTCGAGATACTGACGCGGATCACTGAAGGGAAGGGCAGGGCATCGGACATCGATCTTCTCGAGACCCTGAGCAGCGATGTGAAGACATCTTCGCTCTGCGGGCTCGGTCAGAGCGCGCCGAATCCGGTCCTCTCCACGATCAAATACTACCGCGACGAGTATGAGGCGCACATCCGCGATAAGAAGTGCCCCGCGGGCGTGTGCAAGGACCTCCTGACATACAGTATTATCGAGGATGCCTGCAAGGGCTGCACGGCCTGCACCCTGGTCTGCCCGGCCGGCGCCATCACCGGTGAGAAGAAAAAGCCGCATACGATCAACCCGGACCTCTGCATCAAGTGCGGCGCCTGCTTCGACAAATGCAAGTTCAAGGCGATAAAAAAAGGGTAATTATGTCAAAGCTGACCATCAATAATATTGCGGTAACGGTTCCGGAAGGCGTAACCATTCTCGATGCTGCCCGGCGCAACGACATCTACATCCCGACGCTCTGCGATGACCCGCGGCTCGAGCCCCACGGCGGATGCAGGCTCTGCCTGGTCCAGGTAAAGGGCATGCCACGGCCGGTAACGGCCTGCACGACGCCGGTTACCGAGGGCATGGAAGTGGAAACATCGAACGAGCTGATCGAGCGGCAGCGCCGGACTGTTGTCGAACTTCTCCTGTCCGACCATCCGAACGACTGCATGGTCTGCTCCCGGGCCGGTGACTGTACGCTCCAGGAGCTGGCCTACTTCTACAACCTCCGCGCGAACCGCTTTTACGGCGAGCGGCGCCAGTATGCGAAGAAAGACCTGAACCCCTTCATCGAACGCGACATGGAAAAGTGCATTCTCTGCGGCAAGTGCGTGCGGGTCTGCGACGAGATCCAGGGCCTCGGCGCGATCGATATCGCCGGCAGGGGATTTACCGCCAAAGTAACGCCGGCCTTTGAGAAGGACCTGGATTGCGAGTTCTGCGGCCAGTGCGTCAGCATTTGCCCGACTGGCGCGCTCATGGGCAAGCAGTCGCTGGGCAAGGGCAGGCAGGTGGACGTGAAAAAAGTCGAGTCGGTCTGCTCCTATTGCGGGTGCGGGTGCAACCTGACCCTGCACGTATCGCGGAACGAAGTGGTGCGTGTGACCTCTCGCCGGGACACGATCAACGAAGGCTGGCTCTGCGTCAAGGGAAGGTACGGGCAGAGCTTCATTACCAGTCCCGACCGGCTGAAGACGCCTCTTATCAAAAAGGACGGCCTG
This genomic interval from Nitrospirota bacterium contains the following:
- a CDS encoding NAD(P)H-dependent oxidoreductase subunit E — protein: MEEKLEGIYARYRENEGNLISILQDIESEFGYLREDAISWFSERLDVPPARFYGVATFYAQFHLKPRGKNIITACCGTACHVKGSERLINSLTKELGIPSGEDTSEDLKFTVEKVNCVGACSIAPVIIFNKAVHGKMSPDKLMKEIKGLKAVETGNAQSQ
- the acsB gene encoding acetyl-CoA decarbonylase/synthase complex subunit alpha/beta; translated protein: MSKVIATGAILGAHYYVKQAEALVEKAITEKGTDFKFEFPDTAYFLPQMFTMTGFEVRTVGDMKAALQQHVKPLLTDAPEDKLYKPYLGEALDAGMAALFAQEMIMAIRYLYGQEPVKDDSIGLTYNGFISDTILRNLGVQLVDGSMPGYVCIIGAADSDDQAFDIARDLQQKNILTLMCGNVNGDSMTKQLLRKGVQLGWDTRLVPLGPEVEHAIYALNWAARAGITFGGMKGGDFQKILKYSKDKVFAFAMVLGPLNDRIWTTGAGAINMGFPAIANTDIPVVHPTGVTIYEEVEKELDPKKLVERCFEVRGLKITVSKPPIPVAYGPAFEGERIRKEDMHIEMGGQRTPAFEWLRTVDMSAVEDGKVTIVGTDAEARYAKGGQMPLGVVIDVAGRKMQKDFEPVLERKIHHFVNEAQGIWHMGQRDQNWFRVSINALKEGFVLKHFGDILATQLKHKFNNIVDKVQVTLYVDEADVKKMHAEALKAYHERDVRLASMTDESVDLFYSCILCQSFAPNHVCVVSPERLGLCGAYNWLDAKAAYEIDPNGANQPVLKGEVLDPVKGRWKGVDEYVYTNSHQSLEYFNAYSIMDAPMTSCGCFECIMAIVPEANGVMIVNRGFTGMTPIGMKFSTLAGTVGGGAQTPGFMGIGRFFLTSKKFLFAEGGFKRVVWMTKNLKESFAEEFKKRAEEEGIPDLIDRIADETVAEDSEKLVAYLTEKGHPALTMDPMF
- the nuoF gene encoding NADH-quinone oxidoreductase subunit NuoF; translation: MHKDISVKVCMGTGGMAAGGEQVMSSFEKAFAAAGIKGSVEKHCSVHKVGCRGFCARDVLVDVIVDGNKFTYEYIKTDMVDRLVNEHIIGGTPVDEWLVKADYHTFHDKQVKVVLSDCGEVDPEDIDSYISRGGYEAMKKVIATMTPQEIIEVIKASGLRGRGGAGFPTGQKWDMAIKAPGPVKYLICNADEGDPGAFMDRSVVEGNPHAVIEGMVIGAYAIGAPYGYVYIRAEYPLAVERLHLAIKQAQERGFLGKNILGKGFDFKIKVKLGAGAFVCGEETALIASIEGRRGQPRAKPPFPVQKGLWGYPTIINNVETLANVPYIMRKGAAWYAGMGTEKSKGTKVFALTGKIQNSGLIEVPMGIPLKEVIYDIGGGIEGGRKLKAVQTGGPSGGCIPSSIVDTTLDYESLGKVGSIMGSGGMVVLDETDCMVNVAKYFLQFTQSESCGKCVPCRIGTKRLLEILTRITEGKGRASDIDLLETLSSDVKTSSLCGLGQSAPNPVLSTIKYYRDEYEAHIRDKKCPAGVCKDLLTYSIIEDACKGCTACTLVCPAGAITGEKKKPHTINPDLCIKCGACFDKCKFKAIKKG